The Candidatus Binataceae bacterium DNA window CTGCGCGCGATAGCGGTTGAGGACGGCGCGCAGATCCTCGTCTGCCCGCAAGTACACCTCGGCTTCCAAGGGGGCGCCAATTACTTTCTCCCGACGGCGGTTTTCGAGTTCCAGCAGCACTTCATCGCGGATCTTCAGCAACGCGTCCCACCGCGCCGTTATTTCGGCATCGGCCCACTCAGGATGAGCCGGCTGAAGCTCGAGCAAGTGCACGCTCTCCCTCTCACGCGCTGGACAATACTCGTAAACTTCTTCTGCAGTATAGGGAATAAGCGGCGCGAGCATCCGGACCAGCGCATCGAGGAGGTGGAACAACGCAGTTTGCGCGGAGCGCCGCTCACGTGATGCGTGGGCCGAGCAGTACAGGCGGTCGCGGGCGACGTCTATATAGAGCGAGCTTAGGTCCACCACGATAAAATTGAGAAGGGTGTGATAAGCCCCCTGGAAATCAAAGCTTTCGAATGCGCGCTGCACCTGTCCCTTCAAATGTTCGAGTCGCGCCAGGATGAAACGGTCGAACTCGAACATCTCGGCAGGTTTCAGCGCGTCGCGGGTCGGATCGAAGTCGCCGAGGTTGCCAAGCAGATAGCGGCAGGTGTTGCGGATTTTCTTGTATGCGTCGGCGACCGCGTTGAAGATGGTCGGACCCAACGCCATCTCGCTGGTGTAGTCTATTGAGGCGTAGACGAGACGAATGACGTCCGCGCCCACGCGGTCCGCCACATCGGAGGCATCTTCGGAGTTGCCGAGCGACTTGGACATCTTGCGCCCGGCTTCGTCCACGGTAAGACCGTGGTTGATCACGCTGCGGAACGGCGCGGCGTCACGCACTGCGACGGCGCAGGCCAGCGACGATCCGAACCATCCACGCGCCTGCTCGACCGCTTCAAGATAGGCGTCGGCTGGCCATCTCAGTTCGGGACGTTTGGCCAGCACCGCCGCCTGCGAACATCCCGAGTCAAACCACACGTCAAGCACGTCTTCCTGCTTTTCGAATGAGGTGCCGGCGCAGTTGGGACATTTGAATCCGATCGGAACAAAATCGGTGCTGGAGCGCTCGAACCACGCATCGGATCCCTCTTTTTCAAAAATTTGCTCGACGATCTTCATCACCTCGAGGTCGAGCGTGACGCAGCTGCAGCGGTCGCACTTCAGCGCGGGTATCGGCACACCCCAGGCGCGCTGACGCGAGAGATTCCAGTCGGGCCGCGTCTCGGTCATGTTGCGAATCCGCTCGCGCGACCACCCCGGCACCCATTCCGCGCTCTCGATCGCGCTTAGCACCCTGCCGCGAAGCCCTGCGTGATCGATGCGCAGAAACCACTGCTCGGTGGCGCGAAAGATAAGCGGCTGATGACATCGCCAGCAGTGCGGGTACTGGTGCGAAACCTTCCGCGCCGCGACCAAAGCGCCCACTTCGCGCAGCTTTGCAACAATCGAATCGTTGGCCTCAAAGACATTGCGGCCCTGCCACTCGCCCGCGTCTTTGGTGAACCTTCCCTGGTCGTCGACCGGCGTATAGGGCGCCAGGCCGTATTGCGAGCCGATCACGAAGTCCTCGTAACCGTGACCGGGTGCGGTGTGCACGAGGCCGGTACCCGCATCGCCGGTTACGTGCTCGCCGTACATCAGCTTCACGTCGCGCGCCAGGAAGGGATGCCGAAACACGTCGTGGCCATCAAGAGCCTTGAGTGCCGCGCGTCGGAGCGCGATGCGTTTGCCGACTCGCAGGTCGCACTCCTTCTGAAACGCCTCAGCGAGCCGCGCGGCGACGATGTAATAAAACCCGCTCGCTTCGAGTGCGACGTATTCGAAGGTCTCGTTCAGGCAGATTCCGAGGTTGGCGGGCAACGTCCAGGGCGTGGTGGTCCAGATGACCGCAAAGAGACGGCCGCTGCGATGCGCGGCCGCAAGTTCCGCACCTTGCGTGGGCTCGTTGGCCAGCGCCCCCGCATCGGTCAGGTTCGAGTTCAGCGCAAATGCGACATAGATTGACGGCGAAAGGTGGTCTTCGTACTCGACCTCGGCTTCGGCCAGACCGGTGCGATCCTGGAAGCACCACAGCACGGGCCGCTTGCCGCGATAGACATAGCCGCCCTCCACCATCGCGCGCAGCACCGCAATTTCGGTCGCATCGTACTCGGGCGCCATCGTCAGATACGGGTGGTTCCAGTCGGCGATGCATCCAAGCCGGCGAAAATCGCCGCGCTGCAGGGCGAGCCATTTCTCGGCCTCGGCGCGGCATCGCTTGCGCAACTCGAGCTTGCTCATGGTGCGCACCTGCTCGCCAAGCTCGCGCGACACCTTGTACTCGATGGGCATGCCATGGCAGTCCCACCCCGGAACGAAGGGGGTTCGATAACCGAGCATCGAACGCGACCGCACCACGAAGTCCTTAAGGATCTTGTTGAGCGCGGTACCTAGATGCACGCGCCCATTGGCATAAGGGGGACCGTCGTGGAGAACCCAGGTCGGATTGTTCTCGCGCGTCTCGATGAGGCGTGCATAGAGGTCCATTTCGTCCCAGCGCTTGAGGGTTTCGGGCTCCCGCTTGGGTAGATTGGCCTTCATCGGAAAGGCGGTTTTTGGCAAAGCAAGGGTCGATTTGTAGTCGGTTGCAGCCACGGACCAAGAATGCCGACGTTCGCTGGGCGCCGGCCTAGCTCCTCCGAATGTTGGTATGACTCAAGTCTTTCCAGACTAACCTACGCCCGCAATGCGCGCGAGTGGAGGCGCCTTGCACGTGCCTGTTACTCTCCAACCGCGCACGCTGCGGTTTGAATTGGCTGCCACGCCTTCGTATCATCGCTGCTTGCGAGCGTAACGCGATGTCCCTGCGAAAAGTCACTCTCTTCGATAAAGAAGGATCGGCGGTCGAGCCCACTGACGAAGACGGGCAGGCCAAGCCCGCCGTCCTGGGCGTTCGATGGGTCAATCCGCAAACCTTTGAGACCATCCGCGTACGCGGCGGCAAACGGACCGGGCCGAAGAGCGAAGTCCTCGAGCAAATTCCCCCGACCCTGGACCTAAGCCCGTTCGCCATCGACCTCCTCGACAGAGCCCCCCGGAAACCGGGCAAGTGAACGATCCCGGAGCCCTGGCAGGACTGCGCGTTCTCGACCTGAGCACCTATCGGGCTCAGCTCGCTGGACGGCTGCTCGCCGACATGGGAGCCGATGTGATCAAAATCGAAGCGCCGGGTGGGGACCCCGCCCGTACCATTGGCCCGTTTGTAAATGACGAGTCGCATCGCGACCGCAGTCTGTTCTTCTGGTTTTACAATCTCAACAAACGATCCCTGACCCTTGATCTCACGCGACCGCGTGGCGTGGAGTTGTTTCGCCAACTCGCTACCTCCGCGGATATTGTCATCGAGAGCTTCAACCCCGGTCACCTCGCTTCGATGAATCTCGGATGGGATGACCTGGGTCAACTCAACCCCGCCCTGATCCTGCTCTCGGTCGCCCCTTTCGGGCAGACCGGGCCCTATCGGGATTTCGCCGCCGATGACACGGTTCTCACCGCGCTGTCGGGGATGCTTTACGTCAACGGCTTCCCGGGCCACGCTCCGGTGCGCCCGCTTGGACTGCAGGCTTATCACTCGGCGTCGTACTATGGTGCGATCGCCGCCCTGAGCGCGCTGTTCGCGCGGGACAAATCCGGCGCAGGCGCTTGGATTGATCTGTCGATGCAGGAAGCGACCGCGTCTGCCGTCGAACACGTCGCGGGTAGCTACTTTGAAAACCACCTCAGCGAACCCCGTCGCGGCACGCTGCACTGGAGCCGCTTTTTTCGCGTCGGCAAATGCCGCGACGGCTACATCATGCACTGCACGCTGGGCGACTGGACCTCGCTCATCGAATGGGTCAAGTCGGACGGCAAGGCGGCCGACCTAACCGATCCCGAATACGAACAGGTCATGCACCGCTTCCTCAAGGCCGAGCATTTGTTCGACGTACTCGATGAGTGGGTCAAGGACTATGGTCGCGACGAATTGCTCGAGCGCGCACAGCTTTTGCGCCAGCCCTACGCGATAGTTCGACGGCCGGAGGCGTTGTTCGACGATGAACAACTCTCTGCGCGCGGCTTCTTTGCCGAGGTTGAACACCCTGAACTCGGCCGCAGCTTCCGCTATCCGGGCGCGCCGTATCTCTTTAACGCCACCCCCTGGCGCGTCTATCGACGTCCACCCCTAACCGGTGAACACAGCGCCGCTATTTTGCGCGATGAGCTGGGCATCGATTCCGCGGAAATCGCCGTGCTTGCGAGCGAAGGGGTTATCTAGCCGTGGCCGGGCTCCCGCTGGAAGGCATCCGCGTTCTGGATTTCACCTGGGTAGTCGCAGGTCCGGTCGCGACTCGTATTCTGGGGGATCACGGCGCGCAAGTCGTAAAGATCGAACGTAAGATTCCGCCGCCGCTGGGAAATCGCAAGGTCGGCTTGCAGTGCGATCTGCATCGCAACAAGATTTCGCTGGCTCTCAATATGGCCGAGCCACGCGGCGTCGAAATTGCCCGGATGCTCGCTGCCAAGAGCGATTTGGTGATGGACAATTTCTCCGCCCGCGTGATGCGCACCTGGGGAATGGACTACCAAAGCCTGCGGGCGGTGAAACCCGACATCATCTGCATAAGCATGTCGGGTCTCGGCCACACGGGTCCGCGCTCGAGCTATGTCAGTTACGGACCCACTCTCCAGGCGCTCTCCGGCTACACCACCCTGATGGCCGACAACAGCGGTGAGCCCGCGGGCTACGGCTACTCCTACGCCGACATGTGCGGCGGGTATTCGGGTGCTCTCGCGGCTCTCATCGCGCTCTGGAACCGCAAGCGCACCGGGCGCGGCCAATTTGTCGACTTGTCGCAGTTCGAAGCAGTGACTTCAGTCATCGGCACCTCGCTGATGGACATCAGCGTCAACAACCGCGTCCAAGAGCCCTTCGGTTACACCTCGCAGGAAGGCCCATCCGCACCGCATGGCGTGTATAGATGCAGAGCGCGCGAGCAAGACAACGACCGCTGGGTCGCCATCTCGGTGCGCTCGCAACCCGAATGGGAGCGTCTGGTGCGGGCTCTGGGAAATCCCGCCTGGGCAGACGATCCGAAATTCCGCACCTTGTACTTGCGGATGCGCAACCGCGAGGATCTCGATTCGTACCTGACGCGGTGGACGATGGAGCGTAGCGCTGAAGACGTAATGACGATTTTGCAAGCTGCGCAGGTGGCCGCCGGGTTGGTGGCCAACGGAGCCGACCTCTGCCAGCGTGACCCCCAGCTGAAGGCGCGTGGTTTTTGGCCAACCGTCAAATCGGTCAGCGACAAGACCACCCAGGTGACGGGTATCCCGTTCAGAATTTCCAGCGGGTCGGGCGCGATTCGCTGCGCTGGCCCGGAAGTGGGCGAAAACGGCGACTACGTGTTAGGGGAGATTCTCGGTTTTAGCCGCGCCGAACGCGAGGAGCTGCTTAAAGCCGGAGTGGTGTGGCCCTGACATTGGCGTCGCAAGGGAGCCCGCTTTGCTCGTCGGGTTCTCTGGGCCGCAGTTGCTTGGGCGAAGCTCATTCCCGCCTCTGAACCCTGCATCCACCTAAGACAGCGGGAACACTCCGGTGACCGCCAACGGGGAGGCTTGGTTCACCCAGTCGACGCCCGCCATCGCACTCCTTTTTCCGTGTGGCTCACGGTCTGATATTCCACAGAGGACGTTGCTCGCTTGAGGCGTTGACCCAGGTTCATTGTCTGTGAACGCCGCACAAGTAATTGCCCTAAGGCGTTGATTTTAGAAGGTATTTTTCGGGTGACCGCCTATATTGCATTTTCTCGATCATAGGCGTAGCTGATTTATCAGATAAGCACTGATAATGACTTCAGTGCACTCGAGGAGCGGTTGCCACCCGCTCTTCAAGGGGAGGTTCACCGATGGGCAGCATGGCAAAGATGGCTGTATTCGCCGTCTTAGGATCCGGGCTCGTGGTGATAGCATTGGTGATTGCAAGTTATCTGAACCACGCTACCGGCTAATCCGCTACTCGTCCCGGCGCTCCAAAATAGGAGCGCCCACCACATAGCACGCCAAAGCAGTTCGCCGAACTGCGCAGGGTTTTTCTGTACGCCGCGATGGCACTCGCTGAAGCTGGTTGTGCATGGTCGTCACTCGATAGATTGGTTTACTTCACCTTCCACATCCGGCGGACAGAGGCCACGGATCCTTTTGACGTTCTGGGCGACCGATGCGCGCGAAGATAGGCCCGCTACGAGGGTCGCCCTGAACGTCTGAAGCGATTTTGGCGGGGACAGATTGCGGACGGAATTGGGGCCGTGACGCGCGGTGTCCTGCGCGCTCGTGCGTTCGCCGCAAAAATGGTGATCCGAGCAAACAGAGAAACCACCCTCTCTCGGCTCCGCAGCGCGGGCTCTTTAGTGTGAGCGCAATCCGGAACTGGTGCCGCCCGCAATTGACTGAGATTGGGCGCTGGCCTAACCTCTGCGGTTTGCTACACTTAACCAGCATTCGATAATTGCGACCGCATTCTTCTACCTGCTTTCCAAGCATCTGATTTATGTTCGACACGCTCAGCGATCGACTCGAAGGCGTCTTCAAAAAGCTTCGGGGGCAAGGCCGGATCACCGAGCGCAACATCGAAGATGCGCTCCGTGAGGTGCGCCTCGCCCTGCTCGAAGCCGACGTCAACATCAGAGTCGTCCGCGACTTCGTAGACCACGTTAGGAAGAAGGCGCTGGGACAGGAGGTCCTGCGCTCCCTCACCCCCGAACAACACCTCATCAAGTTCGTCGCGGACGAACTGACCCGCGCGATGGGCGGTCAAGCTCGTGAACTCGACCTCAAGGTCAAGCCGCCCGTCAAGATAATGGTGGTTGGACTCCAGGGCTCGGGCAAAACCACTTCTCTGGCCAAGCTCGCACTGTGGCTCAAGGCGAGCCGCAAACGTCACCCGCTCATCGCCTCTACTGACGTTTATCGTCCCGCCGCGATGGAACAATTGCGCGTTCTTGGCAAGCAGATCGACGTGCCGGTGGTCGAGAGCCGCGAAGATCAAGATCCGATCGAGATCGCGACTCGCACGCTCGCGCGCGCCGAGGCCGGAGGACATGACGCGGTCCTGGTCGATACCGCAGGGCGGCTGCAGATCGACGACGAGTTGATGGACGAATTGCAGCGGCTCAAGGCCGCGCTCAATCCCCACCATATTGTCTTCGTCGCGGATGCCATGACGGGCCAGGAAGCCGCCAATGTCGCTGCAGGCTTTCACGACCGACTCAAGGTTTCCGGCGTAATTTTGACCAAGCTCGATTCCGATGCACGCGGCGGGGCGGCGTTGTCGGTCAGCTCGGTGACGGGTGCGCCGATACTCTTTGCCGGAACCGGCGAAAAACTCGATGCATTTGAAGTCTTCTATCCCGACCGCTTGACTTCGCGGGTACTCGGGATGGGCGACGTCTTGACGCTGATCGAAAAAGCCCAAACCAACTACGATCAGGCCAAGGCCAAGGAACTCGAGCGCAAATTCAAGAAAAACGAATTCACCATCACCGATTTTGCCGAGCAGATAAAAGCAATTCGCAAGATGGGATCCCTCGGCGACCTTATCGGAATGATTCCAGGGTTGAAGAAACTCGCGGGGGAGGCGGATTCCGAAGAGGCCCGTACTGAGTTGCGGCGGATACAGGCGATTATTGATTCTATGACACGGCAAGAGCGGGAAAATCATCTCATATTGAACGGTCGTCGCCGCGTCCGAATTGCCGCTGGCAGCGGAACGTCCGTGCAGGATGTCAACCGATTTCTGAAGCAATTTGACCAAACCCGCAAAGTCATGAAGAAAATCACGCGCATGGGTGCCGGTAAGGCGATGATGCGCGGACTTGGCTTTGGGCGCTAGAATAGGGAAGGAGAATCAATGGCACTGGTAATCAGGCTGCGCCGCCACGGTAGCAAGAAAAGGCCGTTTTTCAGAATCGTCGTTGCCGATTCGCGCTCACCTCGCGACGGTCGCTTCGTCGATCAGATCGGCACCTACGATCCCGCGTTTGACCCGCCGCGGGTAACGCTCAAGAAGGACCCCACTGAGCGCTGGCTCAAGGCCGGCGCGAAACCGAGCGAGACGGTGAGGAAGCTCATCAAGCAGGCATCTTAACCGCAACGGTCTCCGCCCGACGCGACCCGCTGCAACGGAGCCAACCATGAAGGAGCTCGTTCAGTTCCTGGCGCAACAACTGGTGAACAACCCGGACGCGGTCGAGGTCAAGGAAACTCAGGGCGACACTGCCTCGGTGCTCGAACTGCGAGTAGCCAAAGAAGACCTAGGCCGTGTGATCGGCAAACAAGGGCGGACCGCGAAATCGATTCGGACCATCCTTAACGCGGTCGCGTCGCGCACCAGCCGTAAGGTGGTTCTCGAAATAATCGAAGAGAAGTAAGTCGGCCGATGCCGCGTATCACTCGGCCGACGCGGGATCCGGCCCCGGGGCGGTTTGCGAATGCTAACCCCTCGGAGCCATCGCGAGACCTGGTGCGCATAGGCCGAATCGCCGGGATTCATGGACTACGTGGCGCGCTCAGCTGCCGCCCGGACAATCCCGAATCCGAGTCATTCTCCACTCTCAAAACGATCACGATCCAGACTGGCGGCCAATCCCGCGAATACCAACTCCTCACAGCCGCTCCTGCTGGCCGCGGCAGGCTGAAAATTGAACTGGCCGGTATTGCAGATGCGAACGCGGCCGAGGCGCTCAAGGGCGGCATCGTGATGGTTTCGCGCGCCAGCCTGCCCCCTACCAAGCCGCACGAGTTCTACTATTTTCAGGCGATCGGGTGCGAAGTGTTCCTGACCGACCATACCCGGCTGGGAACTATTACCGAGGTCTTCTCCAACGGTGCTAATGACGTGATGGTGGTGCGGGGGGAGGGGCGCGAAATTCTCGTCCCCGTTATCGAGGATATCGTCAAATCGATAGAGCTCGACTCGCGCCGCGTGGTGATCGAGTCGGTGCCTGGGCTGATGGAGGACTGATTTCCCTGATCGCTACTTGCAGATCACGGTCGATTGACAGTTCAGCTTGTTACTGAAGTGACTGCCGAGATATTCGAGGCCCTGGTTCGGACAGAAGGTGAACGACCCCGGATGGTACCATCCGCCTTTGATGGTCGCGTCGTCGTCCGCCTCTCTTTTGCCAGGCGCGTCAACCACCCAGCCCTCTCTTTCCTTCACCATGAACAGCGTGAGCTTGCTCCCCTCACCCTTGGGTATGTCGTTGGATGACGGCGTGAACATGTTCGCTTGCACGACCGCTTTCCGATCATCGGCGCGCATCACTCTGACGTTGCCATCATAGGCCACCGTGACCTTGGGGCCGGTCTGGGGGGGGCGCAGCTCTTCGGCAGTGAGCTTCTTGGCGTACTTCTTCTCCACCAGCGGCTTCAGAGCCTCGACATCGCCGTCCGCGATCGCCTTGAATGCCTTCTGTGCTGCCGCGATCAGAGCGGGATCGGCGGCGGCTTCTTGCCCGCGCAGTGACGAGGCCGAGACCGCGATTGCGATCGCGATCATGGCGGTGGTTCCGAGTGTCAGAAGCCTGCTCGACGGGGTCATCGTTATCCTCCGAGTTGAGCAGCTAACTATCATTCGAAAAAGCACGGCTGCAAGAGCCCTGCCTCTGCGCGGTATGTCTGGTTCTTCTCGGCGCACCTTTATAAATTGTAAAGCAGAGCTCGCTCCGGCCCTGGTCCAATGGAATTTCACGTAATCACGCTGTTCCCGGAGATGTTCGAATCACCGTTTCGCGGTGGAATGATTGGCCGCGCGGTCGAGCAGGGATTAATTCAGCTAAGGGTCCATCCTTTGCGCCCATTCGGTCTCGGTAGTTACCGGCAAGTGGATGACGCACCGTATGGCGGCGGCAGCGGAATGGTCATGCGGCCGGAACCACTTGCGGCT harbors:
- the ileS gene encoding isoleucine--tRNA ligase; this encodes MAATDYKSTLALPKTAFPMKANLPKREPETLKRWDEMDLYARLIETRENNPTWVLHDGPPYANGRVHLGTALNKILKDFVVRSRSMLGYRTPFVPGWDCHGMPIEYKVSRELGEQVRTMSKLELRKRCRAEAEKWLALQRGDFRRLGCIADWNHPYLTMAPEYDATEIAVLRAMVEGGYVYRGKRPVLWCFQDRTGLAEAEVEYEDHLSPSIYVAFALNSNLTDAGALANEPTQGAELAAAHRSGRLFAVIWTTTPWTLPANLGICLNETFEYVALEASGFYYIVAARLAEAFQKECDLRVGKRIALRRAALKALDGHDVFRHPFLARDVKLMYGEHVTGDAGTGLVHTAPGHGYEDFVIGSQYGLAPYTPVDDQGRFTKDAGEWQGRNVFEANDSIVAKLREVGALVAARKVSHQYPHCWRCHQPLIFRATEQWFLRIDHAGLRGRVLSAIESAEWVPGWSRERIRNMTETRPDWNLSRQRAWGVPIPALKCDRCSCVTLDLEVMKIVEQIFEKEGSDAWFERSSTDFVPIGFKCPNCAGTSFEKQEDVLDVWFDSGCSQAAVLAKRPELRWPADAYLEAVEQARGWFGSSLACAVAVRDAAPFRSVINHGLTVDEAGRKMSKSLGNSEDASDVADRVGADVIRLVYASIDYTSEMALGPTIFNAVADAYKKIRNTCRYLLGNLGDFDPTRDALKPAEMFEFDRFILARLEHLKGQVQRAFESFDFQGAYHTLLNFIVVDLSSLYIDVARDRLYCSAHASRERRSAQTALFHLLDALVRMLAPLIPYTAEEVYEYCPARERESVHLLELQPAHPEWADAEITARWDALLKIRDEVLLELENRRREKVIGAPLEAEVYLRADEDLRAVLNRYRAQLKELFITSGVQIGSRDGAVSREFADSQLKLDGVPIAGLQIEATRAPGIKCQRCWCYFDDGGHPELDARCRLVVGANV
- a CDS encoding CoA transferase, which codes for MNDPGALAGLRVLDLSTYRAQLAGRLLADMGADVIKIEAPGGDPARTIGPFVNDESHRDRSLFFWFYNLNKRSLTLDLTRPRGVELFRQLATSADIVIESFNPGHLASMNLGWDDLGQLNPALILLSVAPFGQTGPYRDFAADDTVLTALSGMLYVNGFPGHAPVRPLGLQAYHSASYYGAIAALSALFARDKSGAGAWIDLSMQEATASAVEHVAGSYFENHLSEPRRGTLHWSRFFRVGKCRDGYIMHCTLGDWTSLIEWVKSDGKAADLTDPEYEQVMHRFLKAEHLFDVLDEWVKDYGRDELLERAQLLRQPYAIVRRPEALFDDEQLSARGFFAEVEHPELGRSFRYPGAPYLFNATPWRVYRRPPLTGEHSAAILRDELGIDSAEIAVLASEGVI
- a CDS encoding CoA transferase, with protein sequence MAGLPLEGIRVLDFTWVVAGPVATRILGDHGAQVVKIERKIPPPLGNRKVGLQCDLHRNKISLALNMAEPRGVEIARMLAAKSDLVMDNFSARVMRTWGMDYQSLRAVKPDIICISMSGLGHTGPRSSYVSYGPTLQALSGYTTLMADNSGEPAGYGYSYADMCGGYSGALAALIALWNRKRTGRGQFVDLSQFEAVTSVIGTSLMDISVNNRVQEPFGYTSQEGPSAPHGVYRCRAREQDNDRWVAISVRSQPEWERLVRALGNPAWADDPKFRTLYLRMRNREDLDSYLTRWTMERSAEDVMTILQAAQVAAGLVANGADLCQRDPQLKARGFWPTVKSVSDKTTQVTGIPFRISSGSGAIRCAGPEVGENGDYVLGEILGFSRAEREELLKAGVVWP
- the ffh gene encoding signal recognition particle protein, producing the protein MFDTLSDRLEGVFKKLRGQGRITERNIEDALREVRLALLEADVNIRVVRDFVDHVRKKALGQEVLRSLTPEQHLIKFVADELTRAMGGQARELDLKVKPPVKIMVVGLQGSGKTTSLAKLALWLKASRKRHPLIASTDVYRPAAMEQLRVLGKQIDVPVVESREDQDPIEIATRTLARAEAGGHDAVLVDTAGRLQIDDELMDELQRLKAALNPHHIVFVADAMTGQEAANVAAGFHDRLKVSGVILTKLDSDARGGAALSVSSVTGAPILFAGTGEKLDAFEVFYPDRLTSRVLGMGDVLTLIEKAQTNYDQAKAKELERKFKKNEFTITDFAEQIKAIRKMGSLGDLIGMIPGLKKLAGEADSEEARTELRRIQAIIDSMTRQERENHLILNGRRRVRIAAGSGTSVQDVNRFLKQFDQTRKVMKKITRMGAGKAMMRGLGFGR
- the rpsP gene encoding 30S ribosomal protein S16, with protein sequence MALVIRLRRHGSKKRPFFRIVVADSRSPRDGRFVDQIGTYDPAFDPPRVTLKKDPTERWLKAGAKPSETVRKLIKQAS
- a CDS encoding KH domain-containing protein; the encoded protein is MKELVQFLAQQLVNNPDAVEVKETQGDTASVLELRVAKEDLGRVIGKQGRTAKSIRTILNAVASRTSRKVVLEIIEEK
- the rimM gene encoding ribosome maturation factor RimM (Essential for efficient processing of 16S rRNA), which encodes MPRITRPTRDPAPGRFANANPSEPSRDLVRIGRIAGIHGLRGALSCRPDNPESESFSTLKTITIQTGGQSREYQLLTAAPAGRGRLKIELAGIADANAAEALKGGIVMVSRASLPPTKPHEFYYFQAIGCEVFLTDHTRLGTITEVFSNGANDVMVVRGEGREILVPVIEDIVKSIELDSRRVVIESVPGLMED